The genomic interval GCCGCCGCCGAGGCGGCCTCGCGCCCGTTCGCCTGAATCACGACCTGCGACGGCTCCGTGTCGGCGAACTCCGCGGGCGGGAGGACGACGGCGCGGTCGGGGCTGACCGCGGAGATACCCTCCGCCTCGGCGAGGACGGCGACCACCCGGTAGCGGTTCCCCTCTATCTCGATGGCGCTTCCCACCCTCAGTCCGAGCGCGTCCGCGACGCCGCTGCCGACGACCGCGCCGCTCCTGAGCCGCGGCGGCACCGTCCCCTCGGCGGCGTCGAACAGCGCGTCGGGGTTCTCGGTGCCGTACAGCTGTGCCGCGGTGCTCGCGCCGTTCCCCCGAACGAGCGCCCCGCCCGTGATGAGCGGGACGACCTCGCCGCGGCCCTCCGCCGCCCGTCGGATGGTCGCGAGGTCGCGCTCGGTGAACGACTCGACGCCCGCGTCGGCGGCGGGCGACACCGTGACCTGGTTGCCGATGCCGCCGAACGAGTCCGTCGCGGACAGCTGGAGGACGTTGCCGAACACGCCGAGAGTGGCGATGGCGAGCACGCCGATGACGATGCCGAGCGCCGCCAACACGGTACGAACGCGGTTGCGGTTGAGGTTGCGGACCGCCAGCCGGACCGCCGGCAGTCGGCTCACCGCGCCACCTCCTCCTCCTCGCGGGAGAGGTGCCCGTCCACCAGCCGCACGGTCCGGTCGGCGTAGTCCGCGACGAGCGGGTCGTGGGTGACGGTGACGAGCGAGACGCCCCGCTCCGTGATGCGGTCGAACTCCGCGAGCACCTGCTCGCCCGTCTCGCGGTCGAGGTTCCCGGTCGGTTCGTCGGCCAGTACGACCGAGGGGCCGTTGACGAGCGACCGGGCGATAGCGACGCGCTGTTTCTGTCCGCCCGACAGCTCGTCGGGCGTGTGGTCCAGCCGGTCGCCGAGCCCCACGCGCGAGAGCAGGTCCGCGGCCCGCTCGTCGGCGTCCGGGTCGTCGTGGAAGACGGTGGGGAGCGTGACGTTCTCCAGGGCCGTCAGCGACGGGATGAGGAAGAAGCTCTGGAAGACGAAGCCGACGTGTTCCTTCCGGGCGCGGGTGCGCTCGGGGTCGGTCATCGTCGTCGCGTCACGGCCGTTCACGAGGACCGTCCCGCGGGTGGGCACGTCGAGCAGGCCGAGCGTGTTGAGCATCGTGGACTTGCCCGACCCCGAGGGGCCGACCACGGAGACGAACTCCCCGGGCTCGACCCGGAAGTCGACGTCGGCGAGCGCCGTCACGACCTCGCCGCCCCCGTCGTACTCCTTGACGACGCCGCGCAGTTCCAGCGGCGCGGTCATCGCTCGCGGCGCGCGACGAACACGGCCCCGCCCGCGACGGTCGCCAGCGCGAGGACGAGCGCGCCCGCGACGGCGGCGTTGGCCCCGGTCGTCTCGGGCTCCTCGCGCGGTTCGACCCCCTCGACGGGGAGCGAGACGACGCGGCTCCGCTCCTCGCCGCCCGCGCGGTAGGTCACCTCGACGGGGACCGACGTCGCGTTGGCGGCGTCGACGCGGGCGGTGAGTTCGAAGGGCGCGAACTCGCTCCCCTCGACGGTGCCGACGAAGTAGTCGCGGCTCGGGTACGCCGGCTCGACCCCCTCGGCCGCGAGGAGGCGCACGACGACGCCCGTCACCTCGCCGTCGCCGACGTTGCCGGCGTTGCCGGTGACGACGAGTCGCCCGTCGACGAGCGAGAGGTTCACCCCGGTGAGGCGTATCTCGCCGGCCGGCGGCCGGTAGTCGTAGCTCCCCGCCGCGGTGCCGGTCCGCCCGGCGGTCGCGTACTCGACGGTCGCGGTGACGTTCGCCGGGCCGCGGAGCGCGGCGAGGCTCACCTCGACCGTGGTCGACTCGCCGGGCGCGAGCGTCCCGACGGCGACGCGGGGGAGCCGCCGGTCCTCGGTCGTCGGGACGACCACGGCGTCGCGTATCGGGGCGTTGCCGAAGTTCGTCACCTCGACGGCGAGCGCGTCGGGCGCGCCCGACCCCTCGTCGGTGCCCTGCGACCGGAGCGTGTCGCCGCCGGTCGGGGCCGCCCCGCCGCCGAGCAGCCCCTGAATCCCGCCCGCCGCGGCCTCGCCGCCGGCGTCGTCGGCCGCGGGCGAGACGGCCACGCCCACGTCCTCGCGCAGGGGCGCGACGCCGACTGTCTCGGCGTACTCGCCGGCGCGCTCGATGCCGGTGTTCGTGACGTACTCGACGCGGGCGGCGAGCGTCGTATCGCCCGCAGGCGCGGTGTACGTGAAGTTCAGGGTCGCGTCCGCGCCGCCGGCGAGCGAGGCGAGCGTGCGCCGCTCGACGCCCGTGCCGGGCGCGTCGAGCGTCACGACGAGGTTCCGGTACGCCTCGGTGTTGGGGTTCGAGACGGTCACGGAGAGGTTCGTCTCCGCGCCCGCGACGGGGTCGGTGCGCTCGAACTCCACGAGCGGGTCCGCCTGCTCGACGACGACCGTGAGCGGCCGGCGGACGGTGACCGTCTCGTTGTCGGCGTCCTCGCCGACGGCGACGACGGCGAGTTCCTTCGTGCCCGCCGTGGTGAACGCGCGGGTCAGGTCGACGGCGAGCGTGTCGCCGGGGGACAGCGCGCCGGGGCCCTCGGTCGTCGCGAGGACCGTCCCGCCGTCGCGGTTCACCAGCCGTACCTCGGTGAGGTTCACGGCGGAGTTCGAGCCGCCGGAGTTGCGTACCGTCGCGGTGACGGTGACGGGTTCGCCGACGGTCGGGGTGGCGGGCGCGACCGTCAGGTCGGAGACGGCGAGGCGCGCGTCGGGAACGGTCGCCGCCGCCGGCGCGACCGCCGGGGCGACGAGGACGAGGGCGAACAGGACGGCGAGGAGGCGGCGCATTCGGATGGGTTTGACTAGGCGGTCAGCCCGCAAAAGGGTTGGCGTGGCTACGTCTCCGCGCCGCCGACCGAGAGGTACTCCTCCAGCAGGTCCTCCCGCTCGTTCAGTTCCTCGACGGTTCCCTCCCACGCGTTCGCGCCCTTGTCGATGATGTAGGCGCGCTCGGCGAGGTCGAGCGCGAAGTCGACGTTCTGCTCGGTGATGAGGACGGTCACGTC from Halosegnis marinus carries:
- a CDS encoding ABC transporter permease, producing the protein MSRLPAVRLAVRNLNRNRVRTVLAALGIVIGVLAIATLGVFGNVLQLSATDSFGGIGNQVTVSPAADAGVESFTERDLATIRRAAEGRGEVVPLITGGALVRGNGASTAAQLYGTENPDALFDAAEGTVPPRLRSGAVVGSGVADALGLRVGSAIEIEGNRYRVVAVLAEAEGISAVSPDRAVVLPPAEFADTEPSQVVIQANGREAASAAAAEIRERVNAREQRVSVFELSSIVDTISEFFGLLNTFLLSLAGLSLVVAGVAIFNVMLMSTNERRGEIGVLRAVGVQKGDVLRTLVVEAGLLGVAGGLVGLALSLVAVWGLYYFSEVTLAVVLDPSNVPYLVLAFGFGVAVALVSGLYPAWKAANLHPVEALRG
- a CDS encoding ABC transporter ATP-binding protein, with product MTAPLELRGVVKEYDGGGEVVTALADVDFRVEPGEFVSVVGPSGSGKSTMLNTLGLLDVPTRGTVLVNGRDATTMTDPERTRARKEHVGFVFQSFFLIPSLTALENVTLPTVFHDDPDADERAADLLSRVGLGDRLDHTPDELSGGQKQRVAIARSLVNGPSVVLADEPTGNLDRETGEQVLAEFDRITERGVSLVTVTHDPLVADYADRTVRLVDGHLSREEEEVAR
- a CDS encoding CARDB domain-containing protein; this translates as MRRLLAVLFALVLVAPAVAPAAATVPDARLAVSDLTVAPATPTVGEPVTVTATVRNSGGSNSAVNLTEVRLVNRDGGTVLATTEGPGALSPGDTLAVDLTRAFTTAGTKELAVVAVGEDADNETVTVRRPLTVVVEQADPLVEFERTDPVAGAETNLSVTVSNPNTEAYRNLVVTLDAPGTGVERRTLASLAGGADATLNFTYTAPAGDTTLAARVEYVTNTGIERAGEYAETVGVAPLREDVGVAVSPAADDAGGEAAAGGIQGLLGGGAAPTGGDTLRSQGTDEGSGAPDALAVEVTNFGNAPIRDAVVVPTTEDRRLPRVAVGTLAPGESTTVEVSLAALRGPANVTATVEYATAGRTGTAAGSYDYRPPAGEIRLTGVNLSLVDGRLVVTGNAGNVGDGEVTGVVVRLLAAEGVEPAYPSRDYFVGTVEGSEFAPFELTARVDAANATSVPVEVTYRAGGEERSRVVSLPVEGVEPREEPETTGANAAVAGALVLALATVAGGAVFVARRER